Proteins encoded in a region of the Brevefilum fermentans genome:
- a CDS encoding M24 family metallopeptidase, with protein sequence MQERINKLIKLMAEFTMPGIALNPGPTLNYLTGLNFHLMERPTVLLITAGGQTALVLPALETGKLADIPIKIEAFTYSDDPETRPEAFFRAADYLGLGSTDLGVEATRMRYLEMMYLGDVLGEAGFLDASACLAGLRMTKDETEIKKMHQAAIIAQDALLETLKGIKAGMTEKEVANQLIIQLLRAGSGPELSFSPIVAFGENSANPHSTPSDRRLKEGDLLLVDWGASYEGYLSDITRAFTFGEVDPELLKIGEIVLRANQAGRAAGRAGIEAGSVDRASRAVIEEAGYGEAFTHRTGHGLGMEAHEEPYIFENNALVLEPGMTFTVEPGIYLAGKGGVRIEDNVVVTETGLETLTDLPRQVLPLESFMGL encoded by the coding sequence ATGCAGGAACGAATCAACAAATTAATTAAGTTAATGGCCGAATTTACAATGCCCGGAATCGCATTGAACCCCGGCCCCACGCTGAATTACCTGACGGGTTTGAATTTTCACCTGATGGAGCGACCAACCGTGCTCTTGATCACCGCTGGAGGGCAAACTGCCCTGGTCTTGCCCGCTCTGGAAACGGGAAAACTGGCAGACATCCCGATTAAAATCGAGGCGTTCACCTACAGCGATGACCCCGAGACCCGACCGGAGGCCTTTTTCCGCGCGGCTGACTACCTTGGCCTGGGCAGCACAGATCTGGGAGTGGAAGCTACCCGCATGCGTTACCTCGAGATGATGTACCTGGGAGATGTGTTAGGTGAAGCAGGTTTTCTCGATGCTAGCGCCTGCCTGGCAGGTTTGCGCATGACAAAGGATGAAACCGAGATCAAGAAAATGCACCAGGCAGCCATCATCGCCCAGGACGCGTTGTTAGAGACGTTGAAAGGCATCAAAGCAGGGATGACCGAAAAGGAAGTGGCAAACCAGTTGATCATTCAATTGCTGCGTGCCGGGTCGGGTCCTGAACTGTCCTTTTCCCCGATCGTGGCTTTTGGGGAGAATAGCGCTAACCCGCACAGCACTCCCTCCGATAGGAGGTTGAAAGAAGGCGATCTGCTGCTGGTGGATTGGGGCGCCAGTTACGAGGGGTACCTCTCTGACATTACCCGCGCCTTTACCTTTGGCGAGGTGGACCCCGAACTGTTGAAAATTGGCGAGATCGTGTTGCGCGCCAACCAGGCGGGTCGGGCTGCCGGGCGTGCTGGGATTGAAGCGGGTTCCGTTGACCGAGCATCGCGGGCAGTGATTGAGGAGGCGGGGTATGGCGAAGCCTTTACCCACCGCACCGGGCATGGCTTGGGGATGGAAGCGCATGAGGAGCCGTATATTTTTGAAAATAATGCGCTCGTCCTGGAACCTGGAATGACCTTTACCGTGGAACCCGGGATTTACCTGGCGGGCAAGGGTGGGGTGCGCATCGAGGATAACGTGGTGGTCACTGAAACCGGGCTCGAGACCCTGACCGACCTCCCGCGCCAGGTGCTTCCATTGGAAAGTTTCATGGGACTGTGA